A DNA window from Mucilaginibacter xinganensis contains the following coding sequences:
- a CDS encoding acyltransferase, whose product MSLLSTIKSNPKLKKIAHWLIIPPGQARPRLWVRLLVNPFVHKRGKNTVIRFNSRMDLFPFSKFEIGNSCIVEDFATINNGVGEVVIGNNVGIGLSNVIIGPVKLGNYVMLAQNIVISGLNHGYEDVSTPPRTQKVVTKQIIIEDDVWIGANCVITAGVTIGKHAVIGAGSVVTKDIPQFSVAVGNPARVIKKYDFETKSWGKI is encoded by the coding sequence ATGTCATTACTGTCAACTATTAAATCAAATCCTAAATTAAAAAAAATTGCACACTGGCTTATAATTCCGCCGGGCCAGGCAAGGCCGAGATTATGGGTGAGGTTATTGGTAAATCCGTTTGTTCACAAAAGAGGAAAAAATACCGTTATCAGGTTTAATAGCCGGATGGACCTTTTCCCGTTTAGTAAATTTGAAATAGGCAATAGCTGTATAGTTGAAGATTTTGCTACTATAAATAATGGTGTTGGTGAAGTGGTGATTGGAAACAACGTGGGCATAGGATTAAGTAATGTAATTATTGGTCCGGTAAAACTGGGCAACTATGTTATGCTTGCTCAAAACATAGTTATTTCGGGCCTTAACCATGGATACGAAGATGTTAGCACTCCGCCCCGCACCCAAAAAGTAGTAACTAAACAGATCATAATTGAAGATGATGTGTGGATTGGTGCTAACTGTGTAATAACCGCCGGTGTAACCATTGGCAAACACGCCGTTATAGGAGCCGGCAGTGTAGTAACAAAAGATATACCCCAATTTTCTGTTGCTGTGGGCAATCCTGCCCGTGTTATAAAAAAATACGACTTCGAAACCAAAAGTTGGGGAAAAATATAA
- a CDS encoding glycosyltransferase, translating into MEIIKFIAAVITSVLFGYLGIYSLYLFIFSVAGKLIKVKVPSQSSTLAKFVIYICSYKEDEIILNSAANALTLDYPKDRFHICVIADSLKPETIAQLKKMPLQVLEVVFESSTKSKALNKAIQNTVDGFDAAIVFDIDNIAAPDFLYQMNNYLQAGNRVIQGHRVAKNTNTSVAVLDAISEEVNNHIFRKSQRVFNLSAAIIGSGMALEYKLFTEVMKRIDAVGGFDKEMGLLLTNDNISVAYADYALIYDEKVSNKEVFKKQRRRWLSAQFNLLKKYGSSGFSALFKGKFDYLNEVYQLSILPRVLMLGLMPCMLLVSLALPGIGPDWHLWLAATICCYAGILIAIPVNFYNKDFFGALIRIPAIFFAMLLLLFKLKGANKKFIHTPHTHGAK; encoded by the coding sequence ATGGAGATCATCAAATTTATTGCGGCTGTTATAACAAGTGTACTATTTGGCTACCTGGGTATATATAGCCTTTATTTGTTTATTTTTTCAGTGGCGGGCAAGCTCATAAAAGTAAAAGTACCGTCACAAAGCTCAACGCTTGCTAAATTTGTGATTTATATATGCTCTTACAAAGAAGACGAGATCATATTAAATTCTGCCGCAAATGCTTTAACATTGGATTACCCGAAAGACCGTTTCCATATATGTGTAATTGCTGATTCATTAAAGCCCGAAACCATAGCTCAGTTAAAAAAGATGCCCTTACAGGTTTTAGAGGTTGTTTTTGAAAGCAGCACAAAATCTAAAGCGCTGAATAAGGCCATTCAAAACACAGTTGATGGTTTTGATGCAGCAATAGTTTTTGACATTGATAATATTGCAGCGCCAGATTTTCTGTATCAGATGAATAACTATTTACAAGCGGGAAACCGGGTTATACAGGGACACAGGGTGGCAAAAAACACCAATACATCAGTCGCTGTATTAGATGCAATAAGTGAAGAGGTAAACAACCACATCTTTCGGAAATCACAACGGGTTTTTAATCTTTCCGCAGCAATAATAGGGTCAGGAATGGCACTGGAATATAAACTATTTACAGAAGTTATGAAACGGATTGACGCTGTGGGGGGGTTTGACAAAGAAATGGGCTTGCTGTTAACAAATGACAATATAAGTGTTGCTTACGCCGATTACGCACTGATATATGATGAAAAAGTAAGCAACAAGGAGGTATTTAAAAAACAACGCCGCAGATGGCTTTCGGCTCAGTTTAATTTACTAAAAAAATATGGCAGCAGCGGCTTTTCAGCCTTGTTCAAAGGCAAGTTTGATTATTTAAACGAAGTATATCAACTATCTATTTTGCCAAGAGTATTAATGCTCGGGTTAATGCCATGTATGCTGTTGGTGTCATTAGCATTACCCGGGATTGGCCCTGACTGGCATTTATGGCTGGCTGCCACTATTTGTTGCTATGCGGGTATTTTAATAGCCATACCGGTTAACTTTTACAATAAGGATTTTTTCGGGGCCCTGATCAGGATCCCGGCAATATTTTTTGCTATGCTGCTGTTATTATTTAAACTAAAAGGTGCAAATAAAAAATTTATACATACACCGCACACTCACGGCGCAAAATAG
- a CDS encoding sugar transferase, with the protein MTNHIATEWNENAGSHTQIAYAGLALKDLVAAELNSYFQITYNDNLQKLEEYLGNQSILTLPEIILLEVDENGACFDFVKQIKSNPLFNGIIIVLMSTNNDKSLKLKAMQLKVHDFYIYPFSMSDLRERLNFLVKFKLIKPKLVDISQDVDTTYRMPVGKRFMDLFISGCMILGLSPIMLIVVIAIKLGSKGPVIYKSKRVGTGYKVFDFYKFRSMRTDADKLLIELSTQNQYANEDGGTKAAFVKIKDDPRVTKLGKFLRNSSLDELPQLFNILLGDMSLVGNRPLPVYEAEMLTSNEWSMRFLGPAGLTGLWQITKRGKADMSERERKKLDNFYAQNYSFWLDWKILIRTVPAVFQKEKV; encoded by the coding sequence ATGACGAATCACATAGCAACTGAGTGGAATGAGAACGCAGGCTCACATACCCAAATAGCATATGCTGGTTTAGCTTTGAAGGATTTGGTGGCAGCTGAGCTCAACTCATATTTCCAAATTACTTACAACGATAACCTTCAAAAACTTGAAGAGTATTTGGGTAACCAATCCATTTTAACGCTGCCTGAAATAATTTTATTGGAGGTTGACGAAAATGGAGCATGCTTTGATTTTGTAAAGCAAATAAAATCAAACCCTCTTTTTAACGGAATAATCATTGTGTTAATGTCAACCAACAATGATAAGTCGTTAAAATTAAAAGCTATGCAACTCAAAGTGCATGATTTTTACATTTACCCCTTTTCCATGTCGGATTTGCGCGAGCGGCTGAATTTTTTGGTGAAGTTTAAATTAATAAAACCCAAACTGGTTGATATCTCTCAGGATGTTGACACTACTTACAGGATGCCGGTTGGGAAGCGATTTATGGATCTCTTTATTTCGGGCTGTATGATCCTGGGGTTGTCGCCCATTATGCTTATTGTTGTTATTGCCATTAAATTGGGCTCAAAAGGCCCGGTTATTTACAAAAGCAAACGCGTAGGCACAGGTTATAAAGTATTTGATTTTTATAAATTCAGGTCGATGCGTACCGATGCAGATAAGTTATTAATTGAGTTATCAACACAAAATCAGTACGCAAATGAGGATGGAGGCACAAAAGCTGCATTTGTTAAAATTAAAGACGATCCTCGGGTTACCAAACTCGGCAAATTTTTACGAAATTCGAGCCTCGATGAATTACCTCAACTGTTTAACATTTTATTGGGGGATATGTCATTAGTTGGTAACCGGCCATTACCCGTTTATGAAGCAGAAATGCTTACATCAAACGAGTGGTCAATGCGTTTTTTGGGGCCTGCCGGTTTAACCGGTTTGTGGCAAATAACCAAGCGTGGAAAAGCAGATATGTCTGAACGTGAACGAAAGAAATTAGATAACTTTTACGCTCAAAACTATTCTTTTTGGCTCGATTGGAAAATCCTTATAAGAACGGTACCGGCAGTTTTTCAGAAAGAAAAAGTGTAA
- a CDS encoding lipopolysaccharide biosynthesis protein, protein MSFAKKLINKHTLSLASNAVMPVVGMVTVGLLARYMTKPDFSHWIIFLTTFTLANLFRSGFLQTSLVKFYAGSDKEKTQEVAGSTWYIAFILTSILGIISLVAFIFYHGYATTELTIKWFAIIFFSTLPSSVALWILQAEERFDRIFILQLLWQGCYLVLILFLIIIHKTTFPIIIIAYCSTAMITSLFAILRGWAKMGSIRYKTKECVKQLANFGKYSVGTSVSSYLLRSSDTYIINFMFIDPTVVGIYYLPQRLMEVIEIPLRSFVGTALPAMSAAVNQDDKKQLTYILKKYAGILTILIIPLTLGSFIFADLVIDLLGGHQYVHTYASNVFRIFMCFAILMPVDRFFGITLDMLNKPHINMTKVIIMLVVNVAGDFAGIFIFHNLYGVALASIFTFLAGVIYGYWVLRKYLNFTMFGILKMGFVETKALIVSFIVKYKERNV, encoded by the coding sequence ATGTCTTTCGCAAAAAAGTTAATAAATAAACATACGCTTTCATTAGCAAGTAATGCCGTTATGCCTGTTGTGGGCATGGTTACCGTTGGTTTACTTGCACGGTACATGACCAAACCCGATTTTAGCCATTGGATTATATTTTTAACAACATTTACGCTCGCTAATTTATTCAGGAGCGGTTTTTTGCAGACTTCCCTCGTGAAATTTTACGCTGGCTCAGATAAAGAAAAAACGCAGGAGGTAGCCGGCTCAACCTGGTATATTGCTTTTATCCTTACGTCAATATTAGGAATTATAAGCCTGGTGGCATTTATTTTTTATCATGGCTATGCAACTACCGAGCTCACCATAAAATGGTTTGCTATTATTTTTTTCAGCACCCTACCCTCCAGTGTCGCCTTATGGATCTTGCAGGCTGAGGAGCGTTTCGATCGGATTTTTATTTTACAGCTATTGTGGCAGGGATGTTATTTAGTATTAATTCTTTTCTTAATTATAATCCACAAAACCACATTCCCTATAATTATAATAGCTTATTGCTCAACCGCAATGATCACCAGTCTTTTTGCAATTTTGCGAGGATGGGCTAAAATGGGTTCAATTCGGTATAAAACCAAAGAATGCGTTAAGCAATTGGCTAACTTTGGGAAATATAGTGTGGGCACATCCGTAAGTTCTTATCTGCTCAGAAGCTCGGATACCTATATCATCAATTTTATGTTTATTGACCCCACCGTGGTTGGCATATATTACCTTCCGCAGCGGCTTATGGAAGTTATTGAAATTCCGCTCAGAAGCTTTGTGGGAACAGCCCTGCCGGCCATGTCAGCAGCTGTTAACCAGGACGACAAAAAACAGCTTACTTATATTCTTAAAAAATATGCGGGAATCTTAACCATCCTTATCATACCTCTTACCCTGGGATCCTTCATTTTTGCTGATCTCGTAATTGACTTGTTAGGCGGCCATCAGTATGTTCATACTTATGCATCAAACGTTTTCCGTATTTTTATGTGCTTTGCCATTTTAATGCCCGTTGACCGTTTTTTTGGGATAACACTTGACATGCTAAATAAGCCTCATATAAACATGACGAAGGTTATAATTATGCTGGTTGTAAATGTTGCCGGCGACTTTGCAGGTATTTTTATATTTCATAACCTTTATGGTGTTGCACTTGCATCAATATTTACTTTTTTAGCCGGTGTAATTTATGGTTATTGGGTACTTAGAAAATACCTGAACTTTACAATGTTTGGAATATTAAAAATGGGCTTTGTTGAAACAAAGGCATTAATAGTCAGCTTCATTGTTAAGTATAAAGAACGAAATGTTTAG
- a CDS encoding TolC family protein: MNNKLKIICLSLLISISASNLYAQESLFKDLSYPYLEKLIAAAKKNYPEIKVKQKQVEIARSTFHQASFSWLEAFSASYIYSPQSSINITQPTIFKGYQLVASVSLGSLFERPYTIHNAREAVKIAEFQQEEYSLTLEAQIKRSYFAYLAAQADLRNKVTAVTNAETATKNLKYTFEKGETPFITYNESLNNLYNQNSFRIQAELNVFTAKTNLEELIGDKLESIK; this comes from the coding sequence ATGAATAACAAATTAAAGATTATTTGCCTCTCTCTACTTATTTCAATTTCGGCCAGTAATTTATACGCTCAGGAGAGCCTTTTTAAAGACCTATCCTACCCTTATCTCGAAAAGTTAATTGCTGCGGCAAAGAAAAACTATCCGGAAATTAAGGTAAAACAAAAGCAGGTTGAAATTGCCAGGAGCACTTTTCATCAGGCTAGTTTTAGCTGGCTCGAAGCTTTCAGCGCATCATACATTTATAGTCCGCAATCATCAATCAATATAACCCAGCCAACTATTTTCAAAGGTTATCAACTGGTAGCTTCTGTAAGTTTAGGTTCGCTTTTTGAAAGGCCGTACACAATTCATAATGCACGCGAGGCTGTTAAAATTGCAGAATTTCAACAGGAAGAATACTCGCTGACGCTTGAAGCGCAGATAAAGCGTTCATATTTCGCTTATTTAGCAGCCCAGGCCGATCTTAGAAATAAGGTTACCGCTGTAACAAATGCTGAAACTGCTACGAAAAACCTGAAATACACTTTTGAAAAAGGCGAAACACCATTTATAACTTATAACGAGTCGTTAAACAATCTTTACAATCAAAACTCATTTAGGATACAAGCAGAGCTGAATGTTTTCACTGCTAAAACTAACCTTGAGGAGCTTATAGGGGACAAATTGGAGAGTATTAAATAG
- a CDS encoding GumC family protein, with protein MEISGYFKLLNKYKYVIAAIVIAAMVASYFYVKNLPDEYVSRTQIATGIVDASTHLLDKDNGPNAQSDQINREFSNLMEIIKLKKLIDQVSYQLIIHDLSSKSPFRTLNHDFKNLSPAAVQHALGVYRAKLVNGEPLSLYNKDENGLNQLLISMHYDERSLRKYLDIAREEESDFISITFTSENPQLSAFVVNILAKEFIEYYSVNIKKNESNAVDFLSTLLDEKRNSLNQKKDELQQYKIKNGILNLEDQSKTIFAQILAYTDKKLENQRNLAANEGALQNVFSKFDPKSRKYIESSVNQNNTEIATTNQQLVAANDDYVHSGFNPKFKPVVDSLQNELVSRLHSTSDKYILDPRVGKDNLVLQAQTLEVSRDLAKYSEKSINRELNDLNAKFEKLVPLDATVKRFEFDIDIASKEYLDVLNRYNATNLQSKFSIRLMQVEPATPDIAQPSKKMLLIALSAMVSMFLCLMTLFILFYLDDSVREPANLVARTQLPLLGSLNVIKGPKPDLTKLWEVENRNKMLQFKELLRSVRFEIDQELKGEKVIAITSLCAGEGKTLITASLAYAYTSINKKVLLIDGNFDNPSITRNFQPKLFVEDYFRTSSYIERDENKLSILGNRGNDITLLEINDERQIQYEFDQLRSRYDIILIDLPPLDALNKAKEWSLFANKTIAVFEANQTIKNSQKQYVDYLTAMNNKFGGWILNKAAIIEASKKSKN; from the coding sequence ATGGAAATATCCGGGTATTTTAAACTTTTAAATAAATATAAATATGTGATAGCTGCAATTGTTATAGCAGCAATGGTAGCATCCTATTTTTATGTCAAAAATCTTCCTGATGAATACGTTTCCCGTACGCAAATAGCCACCGGGATAGTTGATGCATCAACACATTTGCTGGATAAAGACAACGGCCCTAACGCGCAATCAGACCAGATAAACAGGGAGTTCAGTAATTTGATGGAAATCATCAAATTAAAAAAGCTGATTGACCAGGTATCGTACCAACTGATTATTCACGATTTAAGCAGCAAATCTCCTTTCAGAACACTCAATCACGACTTTAAAAACCTTAGTCCCGCAGCCGTGCAGCACGCACTTGGGGTTTACAGGGCAAAACTGGTAAATGGTGAGCCCTTATCTTTATACAATAAAGATGAAAACGGGCTAAACCAACTGCTCATTTCTATGCATTACGATGAGCGTTCGTTAAGAAAATACCTTGATATAGCGCGTGAAGAGGAAAGTGACTTTATATCCATAACCTTCACATCAGAGAACCCCCAGCTGTCGGCATTTGTTGTGAATATACTTGCTAAGGAATTTATTGAGTATTATTCTGTAAACATAAAAAAGAATGAATCAAACGCAGTTGATTTCTTATCGACCCTTTTGGATGAGAAGAGAAACTCGCTAAATCAGAAAAAAGACGAGCTGCAGCAATACAAAATAAAAAATGGTATTTTGAATTTGGAGGATCAGTCCAAAACAATATTTGCACAGATATTAGCTTATACTGACAAAAAACTGGAGAACCAAAGAAACCTTGCAGCTAACGAAGGTGCACTGCAAAATGTGTTTTCGAAATTCGACCCTAAGAGTAGAAAATACATAGAATCATCTGTAAATCAAAACAATACGGAAATAGCAACAACAAATCAGCAGCTTGTTGCGGCGAACGACGACTATGTTCATAGCGGCTTTAACCCCAAATTTAAACCTGTCGTTGATTCGTTACAGAATGAATTGGTAAGCAGGTTGCACAGTACTTCTGATAAATATATCCTTGATCCAAGAGTTGGTAAAGACAATCTTGTGTTGCAGGCACAAACCTTAGAAGTATCAAGGGACTTGGCGAAGTACAGCGAAAAATCCATCAACCGGGAATTAAATGATCTTAATGCAAAATTTGAAAAGCTGGTACCGTTGGATGCCACAGTAAAAAGGTTTGAATTTGATATTGATATTGCAAGCAAGGAATATCTTGATGTATTAAACAGGTACAATGCTACCAACCTTCAATCAAAGTTTTCAATCAGATTAATGCAGGTTGAACCTGCAACACCCGATATTGCACAGCCGTCAAAAAAAATGCTGCTTATTGCGCTTAGCGCAATGGTTAGCATGTTTTTATGTTTAATGACATTGTTTATCTTGTTTTACCTTGATGATAGCGTAAGAGAACCTGCAAACCTGGTAGCCCGCACACAATTACCGTTACTGGGCTCATTAAATGTAATAAAAGGTCCTAAGCCGGACCTGACTAAACTTTGGGAAGTTGAAAATCGCAATAAAATGCTGCAGTTTAAAGAGTTGCTGCGATCTGTAAGGTTTGAAATTGATCAGGAATTAAAAGGAGAGAAAGTTATAGCGATAACAAGCTTGTGTGCAGGTGAGGGAAAAACCCTTATAACAGCCAGCCTTGCTTATGCCTACACATCCATCAATAAAAAAGTTTTATTAATAGATGGCAACTTTGATAACCCGTCAATAACCCGGAATTTTCAACCAAAATTATTTGTCGAGGATTATTTCCGAACCAGTTCATACATTGAAAGAGATGAGAATAAGTTAAGTATTTTAGGTAACCGCGGAAATGATATTACTTTGCTTGAAATTAATGATGAAAGACAAATTCAATACGAATTTGACCAGTTAAGATCAAGGTATGATATAATTTTGATAGATCTTCCACCGCTTGATGCTTTGAACAAAGCTAAAGAATGGTCGTTATTTGCAAATAAAACGATAGCTGTATTTGAGGCTAACCAAACTATTAAAAACTCGCAAAAACAGTACGTTGACTACTTAACGGCTATGAATAATAAATTCGGAGGGTGGATTTTAAATAAGGCCGCAATTATTGAAGCGTCAAAAAAGAGCAAAAATTAA
- a CDS encoding O-antigen ligase family protein — protein sequence MSNDQIRNSAPKKTVWENIIIYKFSRPVVLIFLLLSSLAASYLIAKQGMVIGILMLILIVGIPLVYAAVSYPKLGIILFITTSFFINFLSRPLPDDIPLGVVMDALTGILILGFFVKQKNEKRWDYFKDPISYFILAWLIYNLFEVINPAAASVLAWVFTVRTVAVLMLLYYVFVFQIRSKDYIKTLFKLLLILEFIGALSAFQQENIGFFPFETRWLNADPLRVSLLFINGHMRKFGIFSDPVVFAYNMVAASLLCLSLLFTNIRTYKKAILVGLMCFYLTVMLYSGTRASYVLIPAAVGMLAILKFNKKILVFVIGAGFILAFLIKVPTSNASLVRFQTAFNPSKDASFNVRAENQRRIKPYILSHPIGGGLGSVGVWGQRFAPNSYLAKFPPDSGYVRVAVEMGWVGLLLFCVFNFVVLQRGIYYYYIIKDPELKTYCMAMVLIIFTLDIGNYPQQAFVQYPTNILFYLAMAIINVTMRLDKQKNAVQQRLRINLYAEIIKK from the coding sequence ATGTCAAATGACCAGATCAGAAATAGTGCGCCTAAAAAAACAGTTTGGGAAAATATAATTATATATAAATTTTCCCGTCCTGTTGTTCTTATATTTCTGCTGCTAAGCTCGCTTGCTGCAAGTTATCTTATAGCAAAGCAGGGTATGGTTATCGGCATACTGATGCTCATTTTAATTGTGGGCATCCCACTTGTATATGCAGCAGTTTCATACCCCAAACTCGGAATAATACTATTTATAACAACATCTTTTTTTATAAATTTCCTTTCGAGGCCCCTTCCTGATGACATTCCCTTAGGCGTAGTGATGGATGCGTTAACGGGCATTCTTATCCTTGGATTTTTTGTAAAACAAAAAAATGAAAAAAGATGGGACTATTTTAAGGACCCCATCAGCTATTTTATATTAGCCTGGTTAATTTATAACCTGTTCGAGGTAATTAATCCTGCAGCGGCCTCTGTTTTGGCCTGGGTTTTCACAGTACGCACCGTTGCTGTATTAATGCTGCTGTATTATGTTTTTGTTTTCCAGATCCGCTCAAAAGACTATATCAAAACGCTCTTTAAATTGTTATTGATCCTTGAGTTTATTGGGGCATTGTCTGCATTTCAACAGGAAAACATTGGCTTCTTCCCGTTTGAAACCAGGTGGCTAAACGCTGATCCTTTACGGGTAAGTTTACTTTTTATCAATGGGCATATGCGTAAATTCGGCATTTTTTCTGATCCTGTGGTATTTGCATACAACATGGTAGCCGCATCATTACTCTGCCTCTCGTTATTATTTACCAATATTCGTACTTATAAAAAGGCAATACTGGTAGGTTTAATGTGCTTTTACCTAACGGTAATGCTTTATTCAGGAACCAGGGCCTCTTACGTTTTAATCCCTGCGGCGGTAGGTATGCTGGCCATATTAAAGTTTAATAAAAAGATTTTAGTATTCGTAATCGGCGCCGGCTTCATTTTAGCATTTTTAATTAAAGTTCCAACTTCTAATGCCAGCCTGGTTAGGTTCCAAACTGCCTTTAATCCATCAAAAGACGCATCTTTTAATGTGCGTGCAGAAAACCAACGGCGCATTAAGCCTTATATTTTATCACACCCAATAGGCGGCGGCCTTGGCTCGGTAGGCGTTTGGGGCCAGCGGTTTGCACCAAACTCTTATCTTGCAAAATTCCCGCCGGATAGCGGGTACGTAAGGGTAGCTGTTGAAATGGGTTGGGTTGGACTATTGCTTTTTTGTGTATTTAACTTTGTTGTATTACAAAGGGGAATTTATTATTACTACATCATAAAGGACCCTGAGCTAAAAACTTATTGTATGGCAATGGTATTAATCATCTTTACACTGGATATAGGTAACTATCCGCAGCAAGCCTTCGTACAATACCCCACAAATATTTTGTTTTATTTAGCAATGGCTATTATCAACGTTACCATGCGCCTGGATAAGCAAAAAAATGCGGTTCAGCAGCGTTTAAGGATTAATTTATATGCTGAAATAATTAAAAAGTAA
- a CDS encoding response regulator yields MKKRILIVDDDLSILKLLNFILSKDYEIVVRNNGIDAFSWLEDGNIPELIISDLQMPYFDGQSFIKNVKISGLFRDIPIIMLSAAHDLDLQVSKMPFQVDAYMPKPFNPTSLKSAINQVLSIYDESHSN; encoded by the coding sequence ATGAAAAAAAGAATACTGATTGTTGATGATGACTTAAGTATTTTAAAGCTCCTAAACTTTATTCTCTCAAAAGACTATGAAATAGTTGTCAGGAATAATGGAATAGATGCATTCTCATGGCTTGAAGATGGAAATATACCTGAATTAATTATCTCAGATTTACAGATGCCCTATTTCGACGGACAATCATTTATCAAAAACGTTAAAATCAGCGGCCTTTTTCGTGACATTCCGATAATAATGCTGTCTGCAGCTCATGATTTAGATCTCCAGGTTAGTAAAATGCCTTTCCAGGTAGATGCTTATATGCCGAAACCGTTTAATCCTACTTCTTTAAAATCAGCCATCAATCAAGTATTAAGTATTTATGACGAATCACATAGCAACTGA
- a CDS encoding glycosyltransferase, with product MSLKNQNIIIFSQMQFDGKLESTNYTMAKHLAKDNFVYYVDRPYTWFDYIKFKDTPEFNTRRPHFFSSSNSIIETEIPNLKIIISPPVPSINMLPEGKVYRLALKVNEWIVGSRIKKVIESLNITDYIYINSYNFTLPTLHKLLNPSLSVYHCVDPIIEPYQTKHGLISEDILVKAVDMVICTSKELRNKKALLNPNSYFIPNAANISHSLKTLDPNLKESAILSGIKKPIIGYFGAIERRIDYDMMQALFKTNRDKSFVMIGPIDRYYIKEEEYNAPNLYLPGPVPYEEMPAVLKGFDVAIIPFKKDEVSSDIFPLKLFEYLGSGRPIVATDFNPDLKDFTFETVPYCTSAEEFSDAIAVALNDTPELQKRRLEVAADNTWEHRISEIKDLLKINFDIKNGSSS from the coding sequence ATGAGCCTCAAGAATCAAAATATCATCATTTTCTCGCAGATGCAGTTTGACGGCAAATTGGAATCGACCAATTATACCATGGCCAAACACCTTGCAAAAGACAACTTTGTTTATTACGTTGACAGGCCATATACCTGGTTTGACTATATCAAATTTAAGGACACACCTGAATTTAACACAAGGCGGCCGCATTTTTTTTCGTCATCCAACAGTATCATTGAAACCGAGATCCCCAATTTAAAAATCATCATCTCCCCTCCTGTCCCATCAATTAATATGCTACCCGAAGGTAAGGTTTACCGGCTGGCCCTGAAAGTTAATGAATGGATTGTTGGATCGAGGATAAAGAAGGTTATCGAAAGCTTAAATATTACAGATTACATTTACATAAATTCATATAATTTTACGCTACCGACGCTTCATAAGCTTTTAAACCCCAGCTTGAGTGTTTATCACTGCGTAGATCCTATAATTGAACCATATCAAACCAAACACGGTTTAATCTCTGAAGACATATTGGTTAAGGCGGTTGACATGGTAATATGCACAAGTAAAGAGCTGCGCAATAAAAAAGCCTTGCTAAACCCCAATTCCTATTTTATACCAAATGCGGCAAACATAAGCCATAGTTTAAAAACGCTCGACCCCAATTTAAAAGAATCGGCAATTTTATCGGGCATAAAAAAGCCAATTATAGGCTATTTTGGAGCCATTGAGCGCAGGATAGACTACGATATGATGCAAGCACTTTTTAAGACGAACCGTGATAAAAGTTTTGTAATGATTGGGCCGATAGACAGGTATTACATAAAGGAAGAGGAATATAACGCACCTAATCTATACCTCCCCGGGCCTGTTCCGTATGAAGAGATGCCTGCTGTATTAAAAGGGTTTGATGTTGCTATCATACCATTTAAAAAAGATGAGGTAAGCAGCGATATATTTCCTTTAAAGCTTTTTGAATACCTGGGGTCAGGACGGCCGATAGTAGCCACTGATTTTAACCCCGACCTAAAAGATTTTACATTTGAAACAGTACCCTATTGCACCAGTGCAGAAGAGTTTTCTGATGCAATAGCTGTAGCATTGAACGATACTCCTGAACTGCAGAAAAGAAGACTTGAAGTAGCGGCGGATAATACATGGGAGCATCGGATAAGCGAAATAAAAGATCTTTTGAAAATAAATTTCGATATAAAAAACGGTTCTTCGTCATAA